In the genome of Fulvivirga maritima, one region contains:
- a CDS encoding tetratricopeptide repeat protein, whose product MNSPRINQLLKFLKEDPNDPFTLYALATEYRNSDIQKALEYYDILLSQHPDYLPTYYHAANLFIDLEEHDRAESTFEKGIELAKAQNNSLLLRELQNAYNNFLFDD is encoded by the coding sequence ATGAATTCACCCCGTATAAATCAACTGCTTAAGTTTTTAAAAGAGGACCCAAATGATCCTTTTACGCTATATGCTCTGGCCACAGAATACCGAAACTCGGACATTCAAAAGGCCCTTGAATATTATGACATTTTGCTCAGCCAGCACCCGGACTATCTGCCTACTTACTACCATGCTGCCAACCTTTTTATAGACCTTGAAGAGCATGACCGGGCAGAAAGCACCTTTGAAAAAGGAATTGAATTAGCTAAAGCTCAAAACAATTCTTTACTACTGCGAGAGTTACAAAATGCTTATAACAACTTCCTATTTGACGATTAA
- a CDS encoding lamin tail domain-containing protein, whose product MRKFYLSQLLLLTFLFVVSSSAWSQGIFINEIHYDNAGADTEEGVEIAGPAGSDLTGWSLVFYNGNGGAAYSTQSLTGTLPNQDNGYGTLFFYETGLQNGSPDGIALIDASSNVVQFLSYEGSFMAVGGLADGLTSTDIGVDEASSTPVGYSLQLGGTGSVYSDFSWQSAQASTYAAINTGQSFGGTPPTPVVTVLINEIDADTEGTDTAEFIELYDGGVGNTSLDSLVVVLFNGSNDLSYQAYDLEGYSTDANGYFVLGNAGVNNVEITFGSNTLQNGADAVALYKANAADFPSGTAITSTGLIDAIVYDTNDADDTELLTLLNADEPQVNEDGEGDKDFHSLQRFPNGEGGLRNTSTYVAALPTPGAANTSITEAVTLIINEVDADTPGSDQEEFVELYDGGVGNVALDGFVVVFFNGNGDASYNAFDLAGYTTNADGYFVLGNAAVANVDLVFSNNGLQNGADAVALYQGTAADFPSGTLVTTTNLVDAVVYDTDDSDDAELLVLLNSGEPQLNENEGGDKDNESLQRMPNGSGGARNTSAYVTAAPTPGAENGGILPPGELQTIAEARALPLGTSVTVKGIITVSDQLAGPAYIQDSTGGIAIFDAAVHGNGVFNIGDSIEVSGVTEAFNDQVQLGTVSNVMDFGPATNPIVPQQVTLSELSAHPGELVTVVNTTFPNPGDILFGNSNYALSDASGSGELRIDADVQELVGYEQPEACSAITGVVGRYQAVYQLLPRQVSDLPCASPYVPDGEDLEIPRESTFDVAAWNIEWFGDEGNAPAADAVQKDSVKAILLALDADIIAVEEIVDTVLFDQMVSEMAGYDYFLSSYVSNPGQYDNSQKVGFIYNTSTVVPDFDASRALLSTIHPLYNGGDDSYLVGYPDARDRFWASGRLPFMLEADVTIEGVTEKINMLVVHARANSSSDAQSRYDMRKYDVEVLKDSLDAYYSDANLIMLGDFNDDLDVTVADVSTTVSTYEEYIADTAEYKLLTLSLSNQGLRTYVFYENVIDHIIASDEAAEYFLEGSARVGYQFYDSDYAYNTSDHLPVTARFQFADEVVENNFTVASITSFNQGNRANGWPVSFIRSNPDKALGEPLENFYYNFVSLGFSGEIVLELDNYMYDLEGDDFRVYESSFGPLELPCFIYPEKAEVFVSEDGSEFYSVGSTCQNGDFDLATSGLQKAKYIKVKDVTKKNIFLGLADGYDLDGIYNLHQPSNGGRKIADHQNYVPNEDGGLEVEVYPNPFAGAITINASSLESKEVEVSVTDIMGRQVMAEPFSLEMGQSSLRLELGELPKGVYILRIIGNDDSEILKRTVVKDQ is encoded by the coding sequence ATGAGGAAATTTTACTTAAGTCAGCTATTGCTGCTTACTTTTCTATTTGTGGTCTCATCGTCAGCCTGGTCTCAGGGCATTTTCATTAATGAGATACATTATGATAATGCAGGTGCAGATACTGAGGAGGGCGTAGAAATAGCAGGACCCGCAGGGTCAGATCTTACCGGGTGGTCTTTAGTTTTTTATAATGGTAACGGTGGTGCTGCTTATAGCACTCAGAGCCTTACAGGTACATTGCCTAATCAAGACAATGGATATGGAACTTTGTTTTTTTATGAAACAGGTCTTCAAAATGGTTCTCCGGATGGCATTGCACTAATTGATGCCAGCTCTAATGTGGTGCAGTTCTTAAGTTACGAGGGTAGCTTTATGGCTGTGGGCGGACTTGCTGACGGACTGACTAGCACTGATATTGGTGTAGATGAAGCCAGTTCTACTCCTGTAGGATATTCATTGCAGTTGGGAGGTACAGGTTCAGTGTATTCTGACTTTAGCTGGCAAAGTGCCCAGGCTAGTACTTATGCAGCGATTAATACAGGTCAAAGTTTTGGAGGAACTCCGCCAACCCCTGTGGTGACCGTGCTAATCAATGAAATAGATGCTGATACAGAAGGAACTGATACCGCCGAATTCATAGAGCTTTATGATGGAGGAGTAGGTAATACTTCTCTTGATAGTTTGGTAGTGGTATTATTCAATGGCAGTAATGATTTAAGCTATCAGGCCTATGATCTGGAAGGATATTCCACTGATGCCAATGGTTATTTTGTGTTAGGCAATGCCGGAGTGAATAATGTAGAAATAACGTTTGGTTCAAACACTCTACAAAATGGAGCCGATGCCGTTGCCCTTTATAAAGCAAATGCTGCAGACTTCCCTTCGGGCACAGCTATTACATCAACAGGCCTAATAGATGCTATAGTTTATGATACTAATGATGCTGATGATACAGAATTACTAACCTTGCTCAATGCCGATGAACCGCAGGTTAACGAAGATGGGGAAGGAGATAAAGATTTTCATTCATTACAGAGATTTCCTAATGGAGAAGGAGGGCTGAGGAATACTAGCACCTACGTGGCGGCATTACCTACTCCCGGAGCGGCTAACACCAGTATTACAGAGGCTGTAACTCTAATCATTAATGAAGTAGATGCAGATACTCCGGGTTCTGATCAGGAAGAATTTGTGGAACTCTATGATGGAGGCGTAGGTAATGTGGCATTAGATGGTTTTGTGGTGGTGTTTTTCAATGGAAATGGAGATGCCAGCTATAACGCTTTTGATCTTGCCGGATATACCACTAATGCAGATGGTTATTTTGTTTTAGGAAATGCTGCTGTAGCTAACGTAGACCTGGTATTTTCAAATAATGGTTTGCAAAATGGTGCTGATGCCGTAGCGCTTTATCAGGGAACAGCAGCTGATTTCCCTTCTGGCACACTCGTCACTACCACTAATCTGGTAGACGCTGTAGTGTATGATACAGATGATAGCGATGATGCTGAGCTTTTGGTATTACTCAACTCAGGAGAGCCACAACTCAATGAAAATGAAGGGGGAGATAAAGACAACGAGTCATTACAGCGCATGCCTAATGGAAGTGGAGGAGCAAGAAATACCAGTGCTTATGTTACAGCGGCACCAACTCCTGGTGCTGAGAATGGTGGTATTTTACCTCCTGGAGAGCTTCAAACTATAGCTGAAGCCAGAGCTTTGCCTTTGGGTACTTCAGTTACAGTGAAAGGAATTATAACCGTTAGTGATCAGCTGGCTGGCCCGGCTTACATACAAGACAGCACAGGCGGAATAGCTATTTTTGATGCCGCTGTTCATGGTAATGGAGTATTTAACATTGGTGATAGCATAGAGGTGTCTGGCGTTACAGAGGCTTTTAATGATCAAGTACAGCTGGGTACAGTGAGTAATGTGATGGATTTTGGTCCGGCAACAAATCCTATTGTTCCGCAGCAGGTGACATTAAGCGAGCTTTCGGCTCATCCTGGAGAGTTAGTGACTGTAGTGAATACTACTTTTCCTAACCCTGGAGATATCCTTTTTGGTAATTCAAACTATGCATTATCAGATGCCAGTGGTTCTGGTGAGTTAAGAATAGATGCCGATGTTCAAGAACTAGTGGGGTATGAGCAACCAGAAGCCTGTAGTGCTATCACCGGCGTGGTGGGTAGATACCAGGCGGTATATCAGTTGTTACCAAGACAGGTGTCTGACTTGCCTTGTGCTTCTCCTTATGTACCCGATGGTGAAGATCTGGAAATTCCTCGTGAGTCTACCTTTGATGTGGCAGCCTGGAATATAGAGTGGTTTGGAGATGAAGGCAATGCGCCGGCTGCAGATGCTGTTCAGAAAGATAGTGTAAAGGCCATTCTATTAGCGTTAGATGCTGATATTATAGCCGTAGAAGAAATTGTAGATACCGTTTTATTCGATCAGATGGTGAGCGAAATGGCCGGTTATGATTATTTCCTTTCCAGTTATGTTTCAAACCCCGGGCAGTATGATAATAGTCAGAAAGTTGGGTTTATTTATAATACCAGCACTGTGGTTCCTGATTTTGATGCTTCCAGAGCCTTGCTATCTACTATCCATCCTTTGTATAATGGTGGAGATGACTCTTATCTAGTAGGCTACCCAGATGCCAGAGATCGTTTTTGGGCTAGCGGAAGGCTGCCTTTTATGCTAGAAGCAGATGTAACCATAGAAGGAGTTACAGAGAAAATAAATATGCTGGTAGTGCACGCCAGAGCTAATAGTAGCAGCGATGCCCAAAGCAGGTATGACATGCGTAAGTATGATGTGGAAGTATTAAAAGACTCTCTTGATGCTTATTATAGCGATGCCAATCTGATTATGCTGGGTGATTTTAACGATGATCTGGATGTGACAGTGGCAGATGTTTCTACCACAGTAAGCACTTATGAAGAGTACATAGCTGATACAGCGGAGTATAAGTTGCTCACTTTATCACTTAGTAATCAAGGCCTGAGAACTTATGTTTTTTATGAAAATGTGATTGATCATATCATAGCGTCTGATGAAGCGGCTGAGTATTTCCTTGAAGGTTCTGCAAGAGTAGGATACCAGTTTTATGATAGTGATTATGCTTACAATACCTCCGATCACCTGCCTGTTACAGCACGTTTTCAATTTGCGGATGAGGTGGTTGAGAACAACTTTACCGTAGCCTCAATTACTAGTTTCAATCAAGGGAATAGAGCCAATGGCTGGCCGGTTTCTTTTATAAGAAGCAACCCTGATAAAGCCTTGGGCGAGCCGCTGGAGAATTTCTATTATAATTTTGTAAGCCTTGGTTTCAGTGGAGAAATAGTGTTGGAGCTGGATAATTATATGTACGACCTGGAAGGTGATGATTTCAGAGTGTACGAAAGCAGCTTTGGTCCTTTAGAATTGCCTTGTTTTATCTATCCTGAAAAAGCAGAGGTGTTTGTTTCTGAAGATGGAAGCGAGTTTTATAGTGTCGGTTCTACTTGTCAAAACGGCGATTTTGATCTGGCAACTTCTGGTTTGCAAAAGGCTAAATACATTAAGGTTAAAGATGTAACGAAGAAGAACATCTTCCTGGGCTTGGCCGATGGTTATGATCTGGATGGTATATACAACTTGCATCAGCCTTCTAATGGGGGTAGAAAGATAGCAGATCATCAAAACTATGTACCTAATGAAGATGGTGGACTGGAAGTAGAAGTGTATCCTAATCCTTTTGCTGGAGCCATTACTATTAATGCCAGCAGTCTGGAAAGCAAAGAAGTGGAAGTGTCTGTAACTGATATTATGGGCAGACAAGTGATGGCTGAACCATTTAGCCTTGAAATGGGACAATCTAGTTTAAGACTGGAATTAGGAGAGTTGCCTAAGGGCGTTTATATTCTTCGAATCATAGGAAATGACGATTCTGAAATATTAAAAAGAACCGTAGTAAAAGACCAATAA
- a CDS encoding quinone oxidoreductase family protein: MKALVLTSPGKVEIVEMNKPVCQQDEVLVKLKAAALNKRDQFIREGRYPNIQLNAVLGSDGVGEVVEVGSGADKKWMGQTVIINPNREWGDNKAVQSRDYSILGMPSHGTFAEYISVPANRVHRIPQGLKEEEAAALPLAGLTAYRACFYHGKITDGVNVLISGFGGGVAQFAFQFSMAVGAKVFVTSGRPEKINMALDMGAEGGFNYKLPNWHKNPWQTKGGFDVVIDSAGGDQFNNFLKIMRPGGRIVFYGATNGLPSSLDLYRMFWNQITLQGSTMGNDTEFVEMLRFVEKNKIKPLLSSVRDFDDIEKSFDEIAQPTKMGKVVVKF; the protein is encoded by the coding sequence ATGAAAGCACTAGTATTAACATCACCCGGTAAGGTGGAAATAGTGGAGATGAATAAACCAGTATGTCAACAAGATGAGGTACTGGTAAAATTAAAAGCAGCAGCTTTAAATAAACGCGATCAATTTATTAGAGAAGGAAGGTACCCGAACATCCAGCTCAATGCCGTACTAGGGTCTGATGGAGTAGGAGAAGTAGTAGAAGTAGGATCAGGAGCCGATAAAAAATGGATGGGGCAGACGGTGATCATTAATCCGAACCGAGAATGGGGCGATAACAAAGCGGTACAATCCAGAGATTATTCAATTCTGGGAATGCCCTCTCATGGTACTTTCGCCGAATATATCAGTGTGCCGGCCAATCGTGTTCATCGTATACCTCAGGGCTTAAAGGAAGAGGAGGCTGCAGCTTTACCTCTGGCGGGTCTTACAGCCTATAGAGCTTGCTTTTATCATGGTAAAATCACTGATGGTGTTAATGTACTCATTTCTGGTTTCGGAGGTGGTGTAGCACAGTTTGCCTTTCAATTTTCTATGGCCGTTGGCGCTAAGGTATTTGTTACCAGTGGCAGACCAGAGAAGATTAATATGGCCTTAGATATGGGAGCTGAAGGTGGTTTTAACTACAAACTACCAAACTGGCATAAAAATCCATGGCAGACTAAAGGTGGATTTGACGTAGTGATAGATAGTGCCGGTGGCGATCAGTTTAATAACTTCCTGAAGATAATGAGACCTGGTGGTAGAATAGTATTCTACGGGGCTACTAACGGTCTGCCTTCATCATTAGACCTCTATCGTATGTTCTGGAATCAGATCACACTGCAGGGATCTACCATGGGAAATGATACCGAATTTGTGGAAATGCTTCGCTTTGTAGAAAAGAATAAAATAAAGCCATTACTCAGTTCGGTGAGAGATTTTGATGACATAGAAAAGTCTTTTGATGAAATAGCACAACCTACCAAAATGGGTAAGGTTGTGGTGAAGTTTTAA
- a CDS encoding DUF72 domain-containing protein, giving the protein MKFGKPASKEELESIDLNLPEDHPDTPKNLAKGNKSVEVYVGCAKWGRKEWVGLIYPPKTRDKDFLKHYVKNFNSIELNTTFYSIKKENVESWTAQAPEGFKFCPKFSRSISHLKRLNDDSKRFTDYFLEAAYSFDDKLGPAFLQMPNNYTPKYLDRLAGYLQDIPEDFSMFIELRHPDWFSDPVVYDETFHMFEEYGRGAVITDVATRRDVLHQRLTNTKAFVRFNGYDFHPTDFTRMDQWVEKDQILDRKRP; this is encoded by the coding sequence ATGAAATTTGGTAAACCAGCATCTAAAGAAGAATTAGAAAGTATAGATTTAAACCTCCCTGAAGATCATCCTGATACACCTAAAAATCTAGCAAAAGGGAATAAATCTGTCGAAGTGTATGTTGGTTGTGCCAAATGGGGCAGAAAGGAGTGGGTAGGTCTAATTTATCCTCCCAAAACCAGAGACAAAGATTTTTTAAAGCACTATGTGAAAAATTTCAATAGCATAGAATTGAACACTACTTTCTACAGTATTAAAAAGGAGAATGTAGAATCATGGACTGCCCAGGCACCAGAAGGGTTTAAGTTCTGTCCTAAATTTTCGAGGAGCATAAGTCACCTGAAAAGGTTGAATGATGACTCTAAAAGATTCACTGATTATTTTCTTGAAGCGGCCTATTCTTTTGACGATAAGTTGGGGCCTGCTTTCTTACAAATGCCTAATAATTATACTCCGAAATACCTTGATCGGTTGGCCGGCTACCTTCAGGATATACCAGAAGATTTTTCTATGTTCATAGAGCTGCGGCACCCTGATTGGTTCTCAGATCCGGTGGTCTATGATGAGACATTTCATATGTTCGAAGAATATGGAAGAGGTGCGGTAATTACGGATGTGGCTACTCGAAGAGATGTGCTTCATCAGAGATTAACTAACACAAAGGCCTTTGTAAGATTTAATGGTTATGATTTTCATCCTACTGATTTTACCCGCATGGATCAGTGGGTAGAAAAGGATCAAATCTTGGATAGAAAGCGGCCTTGA
- a CDS encoding ferritin-like domain-containing protein has product MKYQNQNMNIMDTSNKNIIIDKLNHLIKRNYDAEYGYKDAAENVEDGELKVLFKAYAEQRYQFGHDLKGEIENLGGQVKKDGTSIAGDIHRKWMDFKAAVSSQDGESMLEEGRKGEMVSWEDYNEALGLEDLPASTYILLKDHKAKIDESLYQIMELKDQSVASK; this is encoded by the coding sequence ATGAAGTATCAAAACCAAAATATGAATATTATGGACACTAGTAATAAAAATATAATTATTGATAAGCTAAATCATTTAATTAAAAGAAATTATGATGCTGAATATGGCTATAAAGATGCGGCTGAAAATGTTGAAGATGGGGAGTTGAAAGTCTTGTTTAAAGCCTATGCAGAGCAGAGATACCAATTTGGTCATGACCTGAAAGGTGAAATTGAAAACCTGGGAGGTCAGGTAAAGAAAGACGGTACATCGATAGCAGGAGATATACATCGTAAATGGATGGATTTTAAGGCTGCGGTAAGCTCTCAAGATGGAGAATCAATGCTGGAAGAAGGTAGAAAAGGAGAAATGGTTTCGTGGGAAGATTATAATGAAGCACTTGGTTTAGAAGATTTACCCGCTTCTACATACATCTTACTTAAAGATCATAAGGCTAAAATAGATGAATCTCTTTATCAGATTATGGAGCTTAAAGATCAGTCTGTGGCCAGCAAATAA